From the Osmerus eperlanus chromosome 19, fOsmEpe2.1, whole genome shotgun sequence genome, one window contains:
- the LOC134039517 gene encoding TLR adapter interacting with SLC15A4 on the lysosome-like produces MLGEDFIRGLRYREGDLMSQNVKVRGSPACPIPPIKVIHEIMTANSEVCVQSVPGVTTRTIEALPIPKSQKQKNDQDLELYRSCFCTSFCKDYPDVQLRGDHVGDWSLLSLPKQGSIFQGHLREPQYLDKTLGPVEPGLRAESMQPLHDEGYLVMDGSISLNREPLSNSMLNSYLESKLVEVYRQHMQDSLARCSSSLSLTPPQGLVPPAAQHLSQYLCQDYGLDSSTAYSIAVHYLSTCTVTSSHFSSPDLRISQPDQKI; encoded by the exons ATGTTGGGAGAAGACTTCATCAGGGGTCTCAGATACAGAGAAGGGGACTTGATGTCCCAGAACGTAAAGGTCAGGGGAAGTCCAGCATGTCCAATACCACCAATCAAAGTAATCCATGAAATAATGACAG CAAACTCAGAAGTCTGTGTGCAGTCTGTTCCTGGAGTGACAACTCGAACCATTGAGGCCCTCCCCATCCCCAAAAGCCAGAAGCAGAAGAATGATCAGGATCTAGAACTTTATCGCTCTTGTTTTTGCACATCCTTCTGCAAAGACTACCCGGATGTGCAGCTCAGAGGAGACCATGTAGGCGACTGGAGCTTACTCAGTCTCCCAAAACAGGGCAGTATATTTCAGGGACACCTGCGAGAGCCCCAGTACCTGGATAAGACCCTGGGACCTGTGGAGCCGGGGCTAAGAGCTGAGTCTATGCAGCCTCTGCATGATGAAGGTTACCTGGTCATGGACGGTAGCATATCTTTGAATAGGGAGCCTCTGTCTAACTCCATGCTGAATAGTTACCTGGAGAGTAAGCTTGTAGAGGTGTACAGGCAGCACATGCAGGATAGTCTGGCCCGATGCAGCTCTTCTCTGAGCCTGACCCCTCCACAGGGCCTGGTACCTCCAGCAGCTCAGCACCTCAGCCAGTATCTCTGCCAGGACTATGGTCTGGACTCCAGCACAGCCTACAGCATCGCGGTACACTATCTCAGCACATGTACAGTGACCAGCTCTCATTTCAGCTCCCCAGACCTGCGTATCTCCCAGCCTGATCAGAAAATCTGA
- the LOC134039242 gene encoding dicarboxylate carrier SLC25A8-like, whose amino-acid sequence MVGIKPTDLAPTAAVKFFGAGMAGCIADLVTFPLDTAKVRLQIQGESVAQGAHVVKYRGVFGTIATMVRTEGARSLYNGLVAGLQRQMSFASVRIGLYDSMRQFYSRGSENASIVARLMAGCTTGAMAVAFAQPTDVVKVRFQAEVRLADGVRRYKGTMDAYRTIARNEGVRGLWKGCMPNITRNALVNCTELVTYDLIKELILKYDVMTDNLPCHFTAAIGAGFCTTIVASPVDVVKTRFMNSAAGQYNSAMKCAITMMTKEGPKAFYKGFVPSFLRLGSWNIVMFVSYEQIKRAMMRAHQSWESPF is encoded by the exons ATGGTGGGCATTAAACCTACAGACCTAGCACCAACAGCTGCGGTCAAATTCTTTGGTGCCGGCATGGCAGGATGCATTGCTGATCTGGTCACATTTCCTTTGGATACAGCTAAAGTCAGACTACAG ATTCAAGGAGAGTCGGTAGCGCAGGGGGCCCATGTGGTGAAGTATCGGGGGGTGTTTGGCACCATCGCCACAATGGTGCGCACTGAAGGGGCCAGGAGCCTCTACAACGGGCTGGTGGCCGGACTGCAGAGACAGATGAGCTTTGCCTCTGTCCGCATCGGCCTCTATGACTCAATGAGGCAGTTCTACAGCCGCGGCTCCGAGA ATGCTAGTATTGTTGCTCGACTCATGGCCGGCTGCACTACTGGAGCCATGGCCGTGGCGTTCGCTCAGCCCACCGATGTGGTCAAAGTACGGTTTCAGGCTGAGGTCCGCCTGGCCGACGGTGTGAGGAGGTACAAAGGCACCATGGATGCCTACCGGACCATCGCCCGCAATGAAGGAGTGCGTGGCCTTTGGAAAG GTTGCATGCCTAACATCACGCGCAATGCTCTTGTGAACTGTACAGAGCTGGTAACCTATGACCTTATCAAGGAACTCATACTGAAGTATGACGTAATGACAG ATAACTTACCATGTCACTTCACGGCTGCGATCGGAGCGGGATTCTGCACGACTATTGTGGCGTCCCCAGTAGATGTGGTCAAGACCCGGTTCATGAATTCAGCTGCAGGACAGTATAACAGCGCCATGAAGTGTGCGATCACCATGATGACCAAGGAGGGGCCCAAAGCCTTCTATAAAGG ATTCGTGCCTTCCTTCCTGCGACTGGGGTCCTGGAACATTGTGATGTTTGTGTCGTATGAGCAGATTAAACGGGCTATGATGAGAGCACATCAATCCTGGGAGTCACCATTCTGA
- the ppme1 gene encoding protein phosphatase methylesterase 1, protein MEKQLHLNLLGSRPPMPGGLQSGSKMRMGPGRKRDFTSLPWSQYFETLEDVEVDNNSSKDTFRIYCSGSHGPVLLLLHGGGHSALSWAVFTAVICSRIHCRVVAMDLRGHGDTKVKNPDDLSAETMAKDIGKVVEVLYGENPPPIMMIGHSMGGAIAVHTAVANHLPSLLGLCVIDVVEGTAMDALNSMQNFLRSRPKTFKSVENAIEWSVKSGQIRNIESARVSMGGQVKKCDEPLSSPGVSKSIGEGIIEEEEEEEEEEGGESHHKRKKEDDQEVKESLFTWRVDLSKTEIYWEGWFKGLSVLFLTCPVPKLLLLAGVDRLDKDLTIGQMQGKFQMQVLPQCGHAVHEDAPEKVADALATFMVRHKFTEFQEGFL, encoded by the exons ATGGAAAAACAgttgcatttgaatttgttgGGTTCCAGACCTCCCATGCCAGGAGGTTTGCAGTCGGGGTCCAAAATGAGAATGGG GCCCGGACGAAAGCGAGacttcacctctctcccttgGAGTCAATATTTTGAAACACTGGAAGATGTGGAGGTGGACAACAATAGCAGCAAAG ACACATTCAGAATCTACTGCAGTGGCTCCCACGGCCCTGTTCTGCTCCTGCTCCATGGAGGAGGCCACTCTGCCCTCTCCTGGGCTGTGTTCACC GCGGTGATTTGCAGCAGGATTCATTGCAGAGTGGTGGCTATGGACCTCAGAGGTCACG gtgacaccAAAGTAAAGAATCCTGATGACCTTTCAGCGGAAACTATGGCCAA AGATATTGGCAAAGTGGTGGAAGTTCTTTATGGTGAGAACCCACCTCCCATCATGATGATTGGACATAGCATGGGTGGAGCAATAGCAGTTCATACTGCAGTAGCCAATCATTTGCCATCGTTACTTGGCCTATGCGTCATTGATGTTGTAGAAG GCACAGCCATGGATGCCTTGAACAGTATGCAGAATTTCCTCAGGAGTCGACCAAAGACCTTTAAGTCTGTTGAAAATGCCATCGAGTGGAG CGTGAAGAGTGGACAGATCAGAAACATAGAGTCAGCCCGGGTGTCCATGGGAGGCCAGGTGAAAAA ATGTGACGAACCCCTGAGTAGCCCTGGTGTCTCTAAGAGCATCGGTGAAGGCATtattgaagaggaggaggaggaggaggaggaagagggaggagaatcGCACCataaaagaaagaaggaagatGACCAGGAG GTGAAGGAGAGCCTCTTTACTTGGCGAGTGGACCTGTCAAAGACAGAGATATACTGGGAGGGATGGTTCAAGGGCCTGTCTGTCCTCTTTCTCACATGCCCTGTGCCTAAATTACTGCTGCTAGCAG GAGTGGATAGGCTTGATAAAGATCTCACAATTGGACAGATGCAAG GGAAGTTCCAAATGCAGGTGCTTCCTCAGTGTGGCCATGCTGTCCACGA